A portion of the Falco naumanni isolate bFalNau1 chromosome 9, bFalNau1.pat, whole genome shotgun sequence genome contains these proteins:
- the COMTD1 gene encoding catechol O-methyltransferase domain-containing protein 1 isoform X1: protein MPLFSVPKEVAVGTAMLGVAFATGMLAGFGTPKSSKSIIGKSSPLWQYILDHSLREHPILKKLRLLTADHPWSKMMVSCDQAQLMANLVKLIKAKKVIEIGVFTGYNTLNMALVLPDNGRVIACDINEDYVKIGKPLWKEAGVEHKIDLRIKPAIQTLDELLASGEAESFDFAFIDADKESCNEYYEKCLRLIKKGGIIAIDNVLWGGKVLKPRKDDLATQSIHHLNEKLLRDARVNISMLPMGDGVTLAFKL, encoded by the exons ATGCCGCTTTTCAGCGTGCCCAAAGAAGTGGCCGTCGGCACGGCCATGCTGGGGGTCGCCTTCGCCACGGGGATGCTCGCAG GTTTTGGGACACCCAAATCATCTAAGAGTATTATTGGGAAAAGCAGTCCTCTCTGGCAATACATACTGGATCACTCTTTGCGGGAACATCCAATTTTAAAGAAGCTACGACTG ctCACTGCTGATCATCCCTGGAGTAAAATGATGGTGTCCTGTGACCAGGCTCAGCTTATGGCAAATTTGGTCAAACTCATTAAAGCCAAGAAAGTTATTGAAATAG GTGTTTTCACCGGTTATAATACCTTGAATATGGCACTTGTCCTGCCAGATAATGGCAGAGTTATTGCTTGTGATATAAATGAGGACTATGTCAAAATTGGAAAGCCACTGTGGAAGGAG GCAGGAGTAGAGCATAAAATTGACCTGCGGATTAAGCCAGCAATTCAAACACTTG ATGAGCTGTTGGCCAGTGGAGAAGCAGAAAGTTTTGACTTTGCTTTCATTGATGCGGATAAAGAAAGCTGCAATGAATactatgaaaaatgtttgcGCCTCATAAAGAAAGGAGGAATAATAGCTATTGATAAT GTCCTTTGGGGTGGAAAGGTGCTAAAACCAAGAAAGGATGACTTGGCAACCCAGAGCATCCACCACCTCAATGAGAAACTTCTCAGAGATGCACGAGTCAATATCAGCATGCTCCCAATGGGGGATGGAGTCACATTAGCATTCAAGTTGTAA
- the COMTD1 gene encoding catechol O-methyltransferase domain-containing protein 1 isoform X2, with product MPLFSVPKEVAVGTAMLGVAFATGMLAGKKYPSLGFGTPKSSKSIIGKSSPLWQYILDHSLREHPILKKLRLLTADHPWSKMMVSCDQAQLMANLVKLIKAKKVIEIGVFTGYNTLNMALVLPDNGRVIACDINEDYVKIGKPLWKEAGVEHKIDLRIKPAIQTLDELLASGEAESFDFAFIDADKESCNEYYEKCLRLIKKGGIIAIDNVLWGGKVLKPRKDDLATQSIHHLNEKLLRDARVNISMLPMGDGVTLAFKL from the exons ATGCCGCTTTTCAGCGTGCCCAAAGAAGTGGCCGTCGGCACGGCCATGCTGGGGGTCGCCTTCGCCACGGGGATGCTCGCAG GTAAAAAGTACCCTTCTTTAGGTTTTGGGACACCCAAATCATCTAAGAGTATTATTGGGAAAAGCAGTCCTCTCTGGCAATACATACTGGATCACTCTTTGCGGGAACATCCAATTTTAAAGAAGCTACGACTG ctCACTGCTGATCATCCCTGGAGTAAAATGATGGTGTCCTGTGACCAGGCTCAGCTTATGGCAAATTTGGTCAAACTCATTAAAGCCAAGAAAGTTATTGAAATAG GTGTTTTCACCGGTTATAATACCTTGAATATGGCACTTGTCCTGCCAGATAATGGCAGAGTTATTGCTTGTGATATAAATGAGGACTATGTCAAAATTGGAAAGCCACTGTGGAAGGAG GCAGGAGTAGAGCATAAAATTGACCTGCGGATTAAGCCAGCAATTCAAACACTTG ATGAGCTGTTGGCCAGTGGAGAAGCAGAAAGTTTTGACTTTGCTTTCATTGATGCGGATAAAGAAAGCTGCAATGAATactatgaaaaatgtttgcGCCTCATAAAGAAAGGAGGAATAATAGCTATTGATAAT GTCCTTTGGGGTGGAAAGGTGCTAAAACCAAGAAAGGATGACTTGGCAACCCAGAGCATCCACCACCTCAATGAGAAACTTCTCAGAGATGCACGAGTCAATATCAGCATGCTCCCAATGGGGGATGGAGTCACATTAGCATTCAAGTTGTAA